The Alnus glutinosa chromosome 1, dhAlnGlut1.1, whole genome shotgun sequence region CGGGCCGGCAATGAGAGAGGAGTGCGAGACACAAGTGCTACTTACGCACCACAGAGAGAGGAAGCATCTAGGCAATGCACCCCTCTTGCAGTCATTATGGGCAAAGAATTTCAAGGGATCCTCGTCTTAAAATGAGTTATTAGAAAGTTTAAATGAAAATTACCAACATGTCTTCCATTGACGAATGTATGAATTACATGTCCAGCAGTATTTACTTGTAGTGTTGTCTCTTTGCCCAAAATTGGGTCAGTATTATTGACGTGGAAACTAAAcacaaatacattaaaaataaaaataaaaattagataaaattaaTAAAGGTAAATTACAAATAGAGAATGAAAAACCCTATTGATGCATTACCTGGTGATATACCAGAGGTAGTCACTAGTATCGTTTGAGACAGCCTTTTGGTCTAAGAGTTGTTCAACGGTCATTAGACTATCTTCAACAAGGCCATTTTTGTTGCTGTGCTCAAAGCCCTCATTTCTCCATTGCCATTTCAATGTGTAAGGTTCTTCAAAATCATCTGCTGCATTTTCCTTCTTCACCATTACTGATGTTTGACTGTTAACCTGCCaaaggttttataaaataataaattgacatatatactTGTAAACATTGAAAGGATTATTCTACAGAAAAGTTAGAAAGACTACCATTTTGGCTCACCTTAGCAGTGTTGTAGGCTTCAGAAAAGCAATCAGGAAGGATGGAGACAGACCAAGCTGGTATACTGTACATGGTATTCTCAAAGTTGATTGTTGCATCGTCTTTTGGATTTCCATTTCCAAAGAAACAGCTTGATTTTCCATCATAACTGTAAATTGTGGCCTACAATTGCATGAAAAAGAATATTCAAcattattattttctcaaattaatatattagaAAATGAAGTAAAGACAAGAAAAAACTCACCGTCGTCATATTCCCATATTCAATACTTCTCACAGAACCGTGAGTTAGAACCTTCTCCATCGATCTTAGAAGGAGATGAAGTTGCTTTAGATGTCCCCACTTTGGTTGGTTCAAATTACCTAAACATATcataaggaaagaaataataaataataataatttaaaaaaaaaaaaaaaacacgagttttatcaaaaaaaagaaaaagggtattcttttttttctcgatCTTCTCTAACCATATTCATCTAATGGTGCATCGTAATCATATGATGTGGTAATGTATGGACCCCCTGATGTGCGGCCAAAATTAGTGCCCCCATGGTACtaggaaaatggaaaaaatcaCATTAGTACCTATCAAATTTCTAGTAAATTAAATTCTTCAAACTTGACACAGATTGACATTAAACCCGTTAAAACCGAGCCAAACCCAGTTGACTAGTATTATAAGTACCAAGTACGTGCATACCATGTAATAGTTTTGAAAAGTGCCACCATATTGAAAAAACCGTGCAACAGCAAAAGAAAGGTCTTCTGCAGTTCTGTGTGGATCTTGTAAACCCCAACCCTTAAACCTAAGATCATATAATTTATTAGATATCtggtatataaaaaaaaatgctacaatattcttaatttgttaacaaaaataaggaaaagattaaaaaatatatatatataccagccAGTCCAATTCTCAGTCCACATTTTAGGACTATTGGGATTGTTAGGGGTGAATTGATCACAATACCAGCCATTGCAAGTATTGATCTGTACAAAATGTaaacaaaattaagaaattaacaaaataaacataatattctcttaaaaaataatggacaatattatattatataccATTGGGGATGGAGCATCCGATTCTTGACACATAACCCAGGGAACACCAATTTGGTAGGATTCAGCCAAACTAGCACACCACTGAACGTATTCTTTTCCATCATTTCCATAAGACCCAATAACATTCCCGTACTCGTTTTCAATCTTTTGATCATgcgaagaaaataacaaaaatttaattaaaataggcataagcagaaaaaaataataataataataactaaatttgtttttaattataattcaCAGACCTGAGAAATAATTATAGGCCCGCCTTGTGAAGCAAAGAGATTCTCATGTTTCATCATGTCCACAATCACCGTCGTAAAATTTGACATCTCGTTCTAATATATTTGAAACGGATAATTAAATTCTTGTAATTGTAagagaatttaatttaattgtaagtatcaaagtttttaaattaattaccATAAACACATCATTTTTGGTCCTGAACTTGATGCCTGGAATGTTGTGCAACCACACTGGAAACCCTCTGCATggcaagaattttttaaaaataaatgaaagtaagagaaaaaccagaaattaaaggtaaaagaaaattgatagatttaaagttaatatgattaattACCCGTAATTCCATTCTGCACATACATATGGCCCAATCCTAAGAACGGCATAAAGTCCTTCCTCTTGTATGGTTTTGATAAATCTTACAAGGTCAAGATTTCCTGAAAAGTCAtactaaaaaatagaaaataaaaatgtcaatTCCCATGATAAAtttctatttataaaaccaaagaaattaaaaaaaattcaaactaataataataaataaataaacaaagaagaagaagaagaagaaaagtaaagaaaacctgACGACGTTGAGCCTCATGAGCATTCCAAAAAACGTAAGTCTCAATTGTGTTTATCCCACcctcttttgcttttttaatcAAGGATGGCCACATCTATATATAAGAAAGAGCAAATATAAGTaaatattagaaaaacaaaatgaaaaagctAGAAAAGTCcggaattaaaaataaataaataaataaaatattaagtcaatatttaaataatacaaacaATGTAATTTAATTTCCAGCCTCCCTCCAACTACATATATAAATACGGCATACTACCCTACTGAGTATATATTTAAACAACACACTTGAATATTTTCAATGGTCATCGGTACGGATTCATCgatctatttatatatataacaaaacatAACATGCATATACCATATAAATCATAGATGACCCCGGGAAAGTATAGCTCTCCCGATTCTAAAATTTGTGCATAATTTGAGACGGAATAGGGATGGTTCCCCTAGTTCGGCCTTTGCATATAGTGACAGTAAAAGCAAACAATAGTTTAGAAAATaatacattaattaaaaaagaaaaaaagctaaCACAGTAGTTATGATTAGAACTTACTCCAGGAGTACTTCGGGGATAATGAATTGAACCAGACAATAGAATTCTCCTTTCTCCATCAATAGTAATTGCTCTTCCATCATGTGAAACATTAAGGGCAAAAGAAGGCaaactaaataaaaagaaagcagtgatcaataagaaaatagaagagGCCATCATCATTACAGAAGAAGCTAATAACAATGGGATCACGAAAtagaatattatgaaaataaagttCATGATCATGCCTTATTTATACAAGAGTTGAAGTAATTGAATTGGATTAAGATTAGGGAATTATAGTTAATCTAAAACAAGTTACGTACTCATTGTACGTAGTCGATCTATAATATTGCGACATCTTTAATTTCatcaatatttattattggaTAAAATTAACCGACAATCCATTAATTCATGTCCATCTAAAACACTAGAatgagataaaagaaagagattGAGATGAAGAGTACCTCTATCTCGATCTCCATATCCAACAGCAATGCTATCTGGGCAAAACTCGATCAGTGCCCATAGGCCCCATATAGATTAATTAATgagataaaactaaaaaataaaaaacaaatgatatataattaaaaatattctcaaatataaatttgttttttagtcTATATATAATTCtgacaaagaggaaaaagatgaatgttaatttgtattaattttaattctggttacataatttttgttaaattatcgTTTTCAttcaaaaagtgtaatttttaattaataaaatttaagggTTGAGAACGTGAGGCTACTaaaaaaactgaataaaaaaaaaaaaaaaaacattaaggAACGTGACTGTATTTGTGTCTTCAAATACAGTCACTCTCATTTGCAGCCATCTCCGTCTACGCTACGGACACGTCAactttcctatatatataccatgCATCTCTATTACGACATTATATATGCATTCACaaatttttaacaataatatatattttttttaatttatttaatagattgttaTATAACTTCAATATAACTAGATAACGTGGCAATAGATGGACATTTAAATtagaacttgtaaaaaaaagttCAGTTAAATAGCAATTATACATGAGTCTATtaaatagaattactcttagagaagatgtcaatttaataaattaagttgaaggtttttttttttttatttatttaatagactgttatATAACTTCAATACAACTAGATAACGTGACAATAGAAACCATCATTTAGATTactacttgtaaaaaaaaagtcATCCAGTTGTATAACAATTGTACAGAATAGAATTACTCCCGAAGaagatgtcaatttaatagattaaattgaaggtttttttttttgttttttttttatttagtagaTTTTATATAACTTCAATATAACTAGATAACGTGGCAATAGATGGACATTTAGATTagtacttgtaaaaaaaagtCCAGTTAAATAGTAATTGTACAGGAGTCTATtaaatagaattactcttaGAGAAGATgcgtcaatttaatagattaagttgaaggttttttatttttttttatttttatttaatagactgttatATAACTTCAATACAACTAGATAACGTGACAATAGAAACCATCATTTAGATTACTACTTGTAAAAAAAAGGTCATCCAGTTGTATAGCAATTGTACAGAAGTCTATtaaatagaattactcatgcagaagatgtcaatttaatagattaaattgatggttttttttttattattatttttttatttagtataTTGTTATATAACTTCAATACAACTAAATAACATGTCAATAGAA contains the following coding sequences:
- the LOC133858800 gene encoding beta-galactosidase 15-like codes for the protein MMMASSIFLLITAFFLFSLPSFALNVSHDGRAITIDGERRILLSGSIHYPRSTPGMWPSLIKKAKEGGINTIETYVFWNAHEAQRRQYDFSGNLDLVRFIKTIQEEGLYAVLRIGPYVCAEWNYGGFPVWLHNIPGIKFRTKNDVFMNEMSNFTTVIVDMMKHENLFASQGGPIIISQIENEYGNVIGSYGNDGKEYVQWCASLAESYQIGVPWVMCQESDAPSPMINTCNGWYCDQFTPNNPNSPKMWTENWTGWFKGWGLQDPHRTAEDLSFAVARFFQYGGTFQNYYMYHGGTNFGRTSGGPYITTSYDYDAPLDEYGNLNQPKWGHLKQLHLLLRSMEKVLTHGSVRSIEYGNMTTATIYSYDGKSSCFFGNGNPKDDATINFENTMYSIPAWSVSILPDCFSEAYNTAKVNSQTSVMVKKENAADDFEEPYTLKWQWRNEGFEHSNKNGLVEDSLMTVEQLLDQKAVSNDTSDYLWYITSFHVNNTDPILGKETTLQVNTAGHVIHTFVNGRHVGSQYAQNGKYSFTFESKIKLKVGRNEIALLSVTVGLPNYGANFDLVQTGISGPVNVVGRERLDELTQKLGGDQKYIIQEVTKELASSKWTYKIGLRGERQQLHDPMLSHQWRWFGNNLPTNKMFVWYKTTFKAPIGNDPVVVDLMGLGKGHAWVNGKSIGRYWLSYLASENGCSPTCDYRGTYSNSKCLTNCGKPSQRWYHVPRDFLKDDDNTLVVFEEFGGNPWNVKFQTVTVGTACANAYEGNSLELSCQGGSVISQIRFASFGSPKGTCGSFGAGQCESSSALSAIQKACIGKESCSIDVSESYLGPTGCKDTNRLAVEIIC